The following are encoded together in the Prionailurus viverrinus isolate Anna chromosome B3, UM_Priviv_1.0, whole genome shotgun sequence genome:
- the LOC125168082 gene encoding olfactory receptor 4K15-like, translating to MDQGNYSRVAEFVLLGLCSSWKLQYFFFVLFNFLYIAIVLGNLLIVLTVISEPALHTPMYIMLGNLSVLDVFLATYATPKMIHDFLYEPKTISFEGCMAQIFLLHVFAGGEMVLLVAMAYDRYVAICKPLHYTTIMNLYKCTGLVVGSWVIGIMHSLSQLAFTINLPFCGPNIVDSYYCDLTLVIKLACTDTYVPELLMLLDSGLMGVTSFLLLLISYTVILITVQHHSSVGRAKARRILTAHVTVVTLFFGPCIFIYAWPFSNFPVDKVLSVFSTVFTPILNPFIYTLRNKEVKSAMHKLKTRYVSYRLLSHLSLIRLDLLN from the coding sequence ATGGATCAAGGAAATTATTCTAGGGTAGCTGAGTTTGTGTTGCTGGGACTCTGTAGTTCATGGAAGCTCCAGTATTTCTTCTTCGTGTTGTTTAACTTCTTGTACATTGCCATTGTACTCGGCAACCTCCTCATTGTCCTCACTGTGATTTCTGAACCTGCCCTGCACACACCCATGTACATCATGCTTGGTAACCTTTCTGTTCTTGATGTATTTCTAGCCACTTATGCAACCCCCAAGATGATTCATGACTTCCTTTATGAACCTAAGACTATCTCCTTTGAGGGCTGCATGGCCCAGATATTCTTGCTGCATGTCTTTGCTGGTGGTGAGATGGTGCTTCTTGTAGCCATGGCTTATGACAGGTATGTCGCCATATGCAAACCTCTCCATTATACAACCATCATGAACTTGTACAAGTGTACAGGTCTGGTGGTAGGCTCTTGGGTCATTGGGATCATGCACTCCCTGAGCCAGTTAGCTTTCACTATAAACTTGCCTTTCTGTGGCCCAAACATAGTGGACAGTTATTACTGTGACCTTACCTTGGTCATTAAACTTGCTTGCACAGATACTTATGTCCCTGAACTGTTGATGCTTTTGGACAGTGGTCTCATGGGGGTGACTTCATTCTTACTCTTGCTGATCTCTTACACAGTCATCCTAATCACTGTACAACATCATTCCTCAGTGGGCAGGGCCAAGGCCCGCAGAATTCTGACTGCCCACGTCACTGTAGTGACCCTCTTTTTCGGGCCCTGTATCTTCATCTATGCCTGGCCTTTCAGCAACTTCCCAGTGGATAAAGTCCTTTCTGTGTTCTCTACGGTCTTCACACCTATATTGAACCCATTTATCTACACACTGAGAAACAAAGAGGTGAAATCAGCAATGCACAAGCTGAAGACCAGGTATGTGAGTTACAGGCTGCTTTCCCATCTGTCTCTCATAAGACTAGATTTGCTGAATTGA